A region from the Arachis ipaensis cultivar K30076 chromosome B01, Araip1.1, whole genome shotgun sequence genome encodes:
- the LOC107609921 gene encoding uncharacterized protein LOC107609921, whose amino-acid sequence MKKYLAKIGGDIKKYSKVPYEVEKQMEGLLKEIQKIESSKRKVNFNEEGSDEIEDAINEAITQEEQQTPSQLPTKQVIGGNPKKKAKTIIPPMFVPRTTPESQPIMKSVFQNKEALHEVDKRVDRWLLDCRIPFYAVMSPFFQDMSDGVAGIGPGYKGPSYDKLMVNLLADLKRACQIVVDSYRFAWKETGCTLMADGWTDQRQRTLINFLIRPDNIDHVVTDNEANYVAAGRLINKKFKNIHWSPCASHYLNLILKDISSMPHISNFATRASKITVFVYNHTVFLS is encoded by the exons atgaaaaagtatttggcGAAGATAGGTGGAGATATTAAGAAATATTCTAAGGTCCCTTATGAGGTAGAAAAACAAATGGAAGGTTTATTGAAAGAGATTCAGAAAATTGAAAGtagtaaaagaaaagtaaatttcaATGAAGAGGGTAGTGATGAGATTGAGGATGCAATTAACGAAGCAATAACGCAAGAAGAACAACAAACTCCGAGTCAGTTACCAACTAAGCAGGTGATTGGAGGCAATcccaaaaagaaagcaaaaaccaTTATTCCTCCTATGTTTGTACCAAGAACAACTCCAGAAAGTCAACCAATTATGAAAAGTGTGTTTCAAAACAAAGAGGCACTTCATGAAGTTGATAAGCGAGTGGATAGATGGCTTTTAGATTGTAGGATTCCTTTCTATGCGGTTATGTCACCATTTTTTCAAGATATGTCTGATGGTGTTGCTGGCATTGGGCCTGGTTATAAAGGTCCTTCTTATGATAAGCTGATGGTTAACTTATTAGCTGATCTCAAAAGGGCGTGTCAAATAGTTGTTGATAGCTATAGGTTTGCTTGGAAAGAAACTGGATGTACCCTCATGGCTGATGGTTGGACAGATCAAAGGCAAAGAACATTGATTAATTTTTTG ATTAGACCTGATAATATTGATCATGTAGTGACTGATAATGAGGCAAATTATGTTGCTGCTGGTAGGCTTATTAATAAGAAGTTCAAAAATATTCACTGGTCACCTTGTGCTTCTCATTACTTGAATCTTATTCTAAAGGATATAAGCAGCATGCCACATATTTCTAACTTTGCAACACGTGCTTCAAAGATTACTGTGTTTGTGTATAATCATACGGTGTTCTTGTCCTAG